GTAGTCTTTAATCATTAGTCATAAGTTTTGACTTTTGACTTTCACTTGACTTTCACTCTCGTGCTACTTGCTGGCGCTAGCACCACCGCTATCACCGCCTACGGCAATTTTGTAATCTGGACTGATAGCATCAGCTGCTGCTGCAACTTTTTTCACAACGTTTTCAGGTAAAGGAACGTAGCCTAGTTGTGGAGCAGCTTTTTGACCCTCTGTCAAACCATATTCAATCATGGCTTCTACTGCTTTGGCTTTTGCCGCGTCAGGATATTTCTGATAAGCCAAAATCCAACTGTAGGTGACAATGGGGTAAGAATCGTTTCCTTCTGGATCTGTAATAAAGGCACGGAGATTTCCTGGCAATTCTACGGCATCCAATGTTTTAGATGCTGATTGTTCATTTGGTGTCACAAATTGACCTGCTTTATTTTGCAAAGCAGCATAAGAAAGTTTATTTTGTTGAGCGTAGCCGTACTCAACGTATCCCATCGAGCCTTGAGTTTGCTGTATTTGGGCAGTCACACCTTCATTGCCCTTTGCACCAACTCCTGTAGGCCAGTTTACAGTTTTGCCACTGCCTACTTTGGATTTCCATTCTGGACTCACAGCACTAAGGTGTTGCGTGAACACACCCGTGGTACCACTGCCATCAGAACGATGTACAATTGTGATTGGCGTGTTTGGAAGGTTAACACCAGGGTTCGCCGCAGTGATTTTCGGGTCGTTCCAAGATTTAATAGTGCCTTGGAAGATGCCGGTATACACGTCCCGTGGAAGTTTTAGTTCTTGTACCCCAGGCAGGTTGTAAGCTAGCACAACGCTACCAGCAGTCATAGGCAGTAAAAGGACACCCCTTTCCACCTTCTTGATTTCTTCATCGGTCATGGCAACATCGCTAGCACCAAAGTCCACAGTGCCTTTGGTAAATTGCTCCACTCCGGCACCGCTACCAACTGACTGATAGTTAACTTGTAGATTAGGATATTTCTTGTTTAAATTGCTGAACCAAGTTTGGTAGAGAGGTGCTGGGAAAGAAGCACCAGCGCCAGTTAATCTTACTTGTCCACCTAAGTCGAGTTTGGCTGGACTAGAGGCTGTTGTATCAGTAGCAGCACCAGGAGAGGCTTCTCCAGTAGTTGTACCGTTTTGCGCTTGTTGCTCACCGCAAGCAGCCAAGCTCATAGCCAGTGCTACTACTGAAATTGTTCTCGTTATGCGAGAATGATTAGTCACAGGGTTACCGAAAAGCATGGTTGTGTAGTTTTAGGGATTTTCCAGTTAAGCGTTTATACTATACAGCTGTTGAGTAAAGATAAGGTTAACATATATGGGAATAACTACTTTTTCTCACCCCTAATATTACAAAATTTCATCTTTTTGACTGGGGAAAACTTTCTTGCTGCAATCAGTTAATTCGGAAAACAAATAATACATTAGTACATTAGTTTTAATGTCCCCTAGACAAAAACAGGTTACACAACGATGCTAAGGTAGAAGACTTATCAGAATGAAGGATAAAAAATTACAATTAGATAGCTAAATGTGTTCAAATTAGCATTTGAAACCGAGTTTAAATTTATAAAATGGTAATCCAACTGAAATTTAAGTAGATTATGACAGAAGAAAGCATGGAGCAAGAAATATCAATTTCTGAGCAAAAGCCTTTGCTTACCTCCTGTCGTTATCCAAGCAGTTGGTTAAAAGAATATATTCCTACTCTAGGAAAGTAGCAAAAGTCTGGGTCAAGCAGAGCTTGGCAAATTTTAATTTTTTTTTATTTTAAAATTGAAAGTGGGCTTTATTTGAGCAAAAGAACTTTTTGCTACTAGTTAACTCTAGGTGGTTTAGGTAAGGGCTTACCTGTGCGTTTTAACTCCATAATAGACTGCTTAATAGCGTTGCTTTACTGCTTAACAGCATTTTACATAATTTGAGGGTCAAGTTAGCCTGATCTATGTATATTTGCCAACCAGAGATTAAATATTAAAATAATATTTATTATTTTCACTTTTGTACGAGAGTCCTTTGTGTGAGTGCCTTGTAAATGCTAGCTGCATCCAATCAATTACTTTGGTCTATGATTGGCTTACTGCTGACGATGGGTGGTACGTTTCTAGAAGCTCATGTCACCACCTTACCTTGGAATTGGAGTCAGCAGGGAATTCATACTTCTTCTCTGGGTGTCACCTATCAAATTGGCGGGGTGCTGCTAGTTGGTTGTTTAGGAGGCAAGAATGCTGGTGCGCTCTCGCAAATCGCTTATTTAGTTATGGGCTTAACTTTGTTACCTGTGTTTGCCGACGGTGGCGGCATTGGTTATGTTAAGCTGTCGCAGTTTGGTTATTTACTCGGATTTATCCCTGG
The sequence above is a segment of the Mastigocladopsis repens PCC 10914 genome. Coding sequences within it:
- the pstS gene encoding phosphate ABC transporter substrate-binding protein PstS, giving the protein MLFGNPVTNHSRITRTISVVALAMSLAACGEQQAQNGTTTGEASPGAATDTTASSPAKLDLGGQVRLTGAGASFPAPLYQTWFSNLNKKYPNLQVNYQSVGSGAGVEQFTKGTVDFGASDVAMTDEEIKKVERGVLLLPMTAGSVVLAYNLPGVQELKLPRDVYTGIFQGTIKSWNDPKITAANPGVNLPNTPITIVHRSDGSGTTGVFTQHLSAVSPEWKSKVGSGKTVNWPTGVGAKGNEGVTAQIQQTQGSMGYVEYGYAQQNKLSYAALQNKAGQFVTPNEQSASKTLDAVELPGNLRAFITDPEGNDSYPIVTYSWILAYQKYPDAAKAKAVEAMIEYGLTEGQKAAPQLGYVPLPENVVKKVAAAADAISPDYKIAVGGDSGGASASK
- a CDS encoding biotin transporter BioY, with the protein product MLAASNQLLWSMIGLLLTMGGTFLEAHVTTLPWNWSQQGIHTSSLGVTYQIGGVLLVGCLGGKNAGALSQIAYLVMGLTLLPVFADGGGIGYVKLSQFGYLLGFIPGAWICGFFAFKARPRLETLTFSCFCGLLTVHLCGITYLIISYVFQWKGTETLSLMQAMFRYSWLALPGQLAVVCAVVVIAYVLRHLMFY